ACAGTTCTGTGCTTGTTATTTACATCCCTTGGGGCATTCcttaatttctgtttattttttctaagaaaattgaAATAGTGCCTTTGTCTTTCTTCAAACCTCTCACAGGTGGAACACAATATTAATAAATCAATTGACTGATTAACCAATCAACCAATAACATATCTCTAACTCCCTAACTGTCTCTACCATGTGGCCAATGAAAAAATCTTACAAGCTCGAAGGTAGAAAAACAGCCCCAGACATCTATAACTTATTTGATATTACAGCAAATCTCCAAGATATTCAAGCTGGTTTGACACTCATAGCTATTTTTTTGTTGGATGTAATCTCACAGAATACACCCTCAGTCAAGTTCTCTCTGAGACAGTAATAAAATGAGACAAAACAAGACCACTTCATTATCTTGTCTAATAGACAAAAACAAGATTACTGCTATCCGTAAAGTATCAAACATTCTAAAATAAGTGACTGCTATCTTTCAGAAAAAAGCCAATTACagctttattctctttcttctctgctttctgtATAGATTAGATTTGTTAAAATACCTAGTCatacaaatatctaatgcatgtggggcttaaaacagatgacgggttgataggtgcagcaaaccaccatggcacatgtatacctatgtaacaaacctgcactttctgcacatgtataccagaacttaaagtaaaaaacaaaaaacaacaaacaaacaaaaaccctactCATAGAACTGCCCTTGCTTTCTGACAGCATCCAACTGGAGCAAACTACCACTTCCTTAGACCCTCCCCGAAATCACCTAACCATAGCACAAATCCTGTAATAGGTTCTTTCTAACATCTTCATACTGAGACATTCCAGGATTCCCCTTTGAAATATGTTATCCCTTCCTATGCTGAGTGATAAACACAACTTGTTCATCAGGTATTTCTGAGATCTTTGACTAAATGGCACTCACAAACCTAACATAGAATAAGGTGGCCGTGAAGCAGAAAGTTTCTCCATGAGACTTCATTTAGATCTCTCTAAGAAGACAGCTACATCTAGGGACACTTTCCAAGTCAAAGTATGTTCCTAGCTATAGTCAGTTAAACCAGAGCCCTCTTTGACCAGATATAACTGGAGCAGGGTGCTGAGGTTTCCTATCCTTATCAGAGGGGCAGATCATTTAACACAACTGATGTCTTATCTCTTCATTCTCCCGACCGTGTcataagttttcatttaaaacactGATGAATGAAGCTCACTTCCCTGTTTCCAtttgtgtttcaaaatatttcaaagtccTCAGCCTGGTAAATATGGCAGTCTGCAGTGAAGCCTCCTTAATTTTTCTGTCCCACTTCCCAGATTTCTTGCAGGTGTCTCTACATCTTGATAAAACCAAACCACCCAAGCACACAGTGGCAGCTCCAACAACGTGTGTAGAAGTAATTTTACCCTCCAGAAAATGTCAAAGCGTATTTAGTCCATTTGGGCTTCTATAAGAAAATACCATATAAACTGGTCAGCTTGTAACaatagaaattgatttctcagttcttgaggctggaaagtctaagatcaaggtgccagcaaattCACTCTGGGGAGGGCCTACTTCCTGGTTCATAAATggtgccatcttgctgtgtccTTCCACATGTGGTGGAAGGGCAACAGGTTCCTTGGGTTTCTTTTATGAGGACATTAATGCCATTTCTGAAGGGGCTGtcttcatgacttaatcacctcccaaatactccacctcctaataccatcatcttaGGGGTTAGAATTTccccatatgattttttttttttttttttttttttgaggcggagtctcgctctgtcgcccaggctggactgcagtggtgcgatctcagctcactgcaaggtccgcctcccgggttcacaccattctcctgcctcagcctcccgagtagctgggactacaggcgcccaccaccacgcccagctaagttttttgtatttttagtagagacgggtttcaccgtgttagtcaggatggtctcgatctcctgacctcctgatccacccgcctcggcctcctgaagtgctgggattacaggcgtgagccaccgcgcccggcccagtctaTGAATTTTAGaggaacataaacattcagtacATTGCAAACACCACTATGAATGACTTGCAGTGGGAGGGTCAAGCCCTGTGGAGAAAGTGAACTGGAAAAGTAGATGAGGAGGTTCATCAGTTTAATAGTGTTCAGGAGTATCTGTATtactctttgtctcttttatgttctttttatatcccttttccatttcttggATTGATCTGAGAATATATgtgtctttatctttatttttaaaaatattctagttccataggttttggggggaacaggtggtatttggttacatgagtaaattctttagtggtgatttgcgaggttttggtgcacccatctctCGAGAAGTATACACGGAATCCAATTTatagtattttatccctcacccccttcccactctttccctcTGAGTCTTCAAAGTCCATTGATCGTTCTTATGCCTTTGcttcctcatagcttagctcccacttatgagtgagaacatacgatgtttggttttccattcctgaattacttcacttaggatgatAGTCTctaatcccatccaggttgctgcgaatgccattaattcattcctttttatggctaagtagtattccatcatatacatacaccacagtttctttatccactcgttgattgatgggcatttgggctggttccacatttttgaaATTGCGAATTGTGTGgctatatatatgcatgtgcaagtatcttttctgtataatgacttcttttcctctgggtagatacccagtagtgggattggtggatcaaatggtagttctatttttagttctttaagtaatctccacactgttttctttgtggttgtactagtttacattcccaccagcagtgtagataTGTTCCCTTTTTACTGCAtgcatgccaacatctgttattttttgattttttgattatgaccattcttgtgGGAGtcaggtggtattgcattgtggttttgattgcatttcctgaccattaatgatgttgagcattttctcatatgtttgtttgccATTTGGATTCTcaattcttcttttgagaattgtctattcgtggtcttagcctactttttgatgggattattttttttttctttttgatttgtttgagtttgttttagattctggatattagtcctttgttggatttatagattgtgaagattttcttacactctgtggattgtctgtttactctgctgacttttccttttgctgtacaaaagctctttagtttaattaaggcccatctgtttatctttgtttgtattacatttgcttttgggttcctggtcatgaaatccttgcctaagccaatgtctagaagggcttttctgatgttatttcctagaatttttatttttttaggtcttagatttaagtccttgatccatcttgagttgatttttgtagaaGGTGGaagataaggatccagtttcattctcctacgtatggttagccagttatacaagcaccatttgttgaatagggtgtcctttccccactttatgtttttgtttgctttgtcatagatcagttggctgtaaatatttgggtttatttctgggttctctattctgtcccattggtctatgtgcctatttttataccagtgccatgctgttttgttgactatggccttatagtgtagtttgaaatcaggcaatgtgatgcctccagatttgttctttttccttagtcttgctttggttatgcaggctcttttttggtttcatatgaattttaggattttttttctagttctgtgaacaATGAAGGTGGTATTTTGGTGGGAATTGCATTGACTTTGTAGaatgcttttggcagtatgatcattttcacaatattgattttaccCACTCAttagcatggaatgtgtttccatttgtttatgttgtctatgatttctttcagcagtgttttgtagtttttcttgtagaggaatactcctttgttttctacctctttggttaggtatattcctaagttgtgtgtgtgtgtgtgtgtgtgtgtgtgtgtgtttgcatgcagctattgtaaaaggggttgagctcttgatttgattctcgGCTTGGTCACAGTTGGTGTATAGCAGGGCTACTGAtctgtgtacattgattttgtgtcctgaaactttgctgaattcattgatcagttctaggagctttttggaggagtgTTTAGGGTTTTCCAGGTATACAATCGtatcatcagcaaagagtgcTTAACTtcttctttactgatttggatgccctttatttctttctcttgtctgattgctctggctaggacttctagtactatgttcaATAAAGTGGTGacaatgggcatccttgtcttgttccagttctcagagggagtgctttcaacttttccccattcagtattatgttggctgtgggtttgtcataaacggGTTTTATTACACTGAattatgtcccttgtatgccaattttgctgagagttttgaTCATAAAGGGAAGCTAGATttttgtcgaatgctttttctgagtctattgagatgatcatgtgatttttgtttttaattctgtttatgtggtgtatcacatttattaacttgCATATGTGaaatcatccctgcatccctggtatgacatccacttgatcgtggtggaatatcttttcaatatgctgttggattcagtcagctagttttttgttaaggatttttgcatctatgttcatcagggatgttggtctgcagttctattttttgttatgtcctttcctggttttggtattaggacaATACCCAGAATAGGtgaatccatagagacagaaagtaaattagtggtttccagggagtgactgttaatgggtttggaattttttttggggggcggggaaGTGGGTGGTGACATTATCCTAAAGTTTATTGTGGTAGTAGTTGCACAACtatgtaaatgaactaaaaaacactgaattgtgcactttaaaagggtgaagtgtatggtatatgaattatatttcaatcaaACTGTTACTGAACAAGAAAggttaaaaaagtttatttccatTGTAGAGTTGTGATCTCCccgagggaaggaaggaaattttgatAATCTGGGATAATCCAAAAGCTAGTACAATGCTGAGATagtttttctcagaaatattttaaatgaatgattgCATAAGTTGCCACACAAACTTTTCTTCATATTCTCAATCCTTTTTACTATGTGTAATCTTCCAAATACAAGCATATAAAGAACATTCAAAAGAGACACCTATTTTGgacacaacattttttaaaattatactttaagttctggggtacatgtgtacaacatgcaggtttgatacataggtatacatgtgccatgttggtttgctgcacccatcaactcatcatttacattaggtatttctcctaatcctATCCCCCCAACACCCCCACTCCCCGAGAAGCctccgtgtgtgatgttccctgccgtgtgtccaagtgatgtcattgttcaggtcccacctatgagtgagaacatgcagtgtttggttttctgtccttgtgatagtttgctgagaatgatggtttcaagctgcatccatgtcctggcaaaggaaatgaactcatccttttttatggctgcatagtactccatggtgtatatgtgacacattttcttaatccagtctatcactgatggacatttgggttggttccaagtctatgctattgtgagtagtgccacaataaacatatgggtgcatgtttctttatagtagcatgatttataatcctttgggtatatacccagtaatgggattgctgggtcaaatggtatttctagttctagatccttgagggatcaccacactgtcttccacaatggttgaattaatttacactcccaccaacagtgtaaaagtattcctattcctccacattgGATACAACATTTTTTAGGAAAGGGACGAACACTATAGTTGGGTTATAACACATCTTATTGTGGCAGGCCAGGTTTCACTGACACAGGCCTCCATCACAACTGTTTCCATACTGACTGAGTGGTAAAGTTAAATATTTGAAGCTAAAAAAGCCAATGCCCTTaaacaaaggctggaatgtaacaaaaacccatcaagagttttgcctaggcctttcctgggccttaaagcatgacaaaataatgaaggaattcttaacgGGACATACACAGCATTAAACAAGTTTCActgggggtctgaagaaactccccagtactctacaaacaagtttattggaggtctgaagaaactcccccaACCTctgtgatttagcaggagacaagataagggtaatcacctcAGCACCTAAATCCATTTAGATAAAGTAAACTTACTGAGGCTCTAGCAGAAGGTCTTCAGGATAcagaccttagttatagattaaaagaagttaatcactatgtctttagatgaatgcacccCACTCACAtgtagacatatagcttagaaggtatataaggtctgaaaaactttgaaattttgagttggtctggcgaTAATTTCtaggccttctccctgtacctagttacagaaataaaaactctcttccttCCCAGTTTATCTGCATCTCATTATTGGGCCAGCGAAATAGCAGCCCGACCCTTAGTTTGGTCCAGAAACATTATTTAAATCTAATTTGGTTGATTGGTACCAGGGTgggttttgaaaagaaaagaaatgtagatATGGTCTTATCTTGTGTTATTGTAGAGTGCGGAAATTCCTAAATTCCAATGCAGTGGTTCTTAACCCTCTCTGTTTATTACAATCTTCTGAGGGAACTTTTCAAAATGCTTGCACTTTGGCTCCAACCCCAATTCTGAGTCAGTAGGTTGAGAACTATTGTTCAAATAAAGGTAGGTGTCAATAGGAAGTCCTACATGTGGTTGTGATTACTGTGACTCTTTCAGATAATTTCTTGTAGATAAATGCTTCTTAAACTTTAATGTGCAAATAAATCCACTAAGGATGTCCTTAAAacacagattctgattcaataggcCTAGGATAGAGTCCTTGGATCCTGCCTTCTAAAAAGCTCTCCAGTGATGCCCAGCTGATGATCAAAGACCACACTTTCAGTAGCAAGGATTGtgggacatattttaaaatatgtggaaGCATGGTtagtaagaagaaaatgaaataatgcaacTTGACAAAGGGATTGacaaggggaaggaaggagatgaTTTCTTAGACATTCACTTTCATCTGGTAAAACTTTTCCATTGATTTGATTATCAGGTAATGGCTCGTCCTACCAGTCAAGGTTGACTTCATGTTCTTATATGAAAGttcttttcatttcatgtataaaacatataaaatttagaCTGTTACAgagtttgtatgtttttttttagatattgTCCTGACCatgaaaaatgatagaaattaataaggaaatatgaagaaatatatttgttttatttaaattgataTTATTGACATATACGCTAGGTACTGTGTTAGGTTCTGGACttacagaaattaataaaacataattcCTGCTCTCAAGGAACTTAAAATCTAATAAGGATGGGAGGCATGTGAAGACACATTTGTAAATAGCTAAGTGTAatacaagaaagaatgaaagacatGTTAAATAGAAGTGCAGGTAATGTGCTGTAGAAGAGGCAATTAATTCTGCCTGGGGAAAGGCTTCATTGATAACATGGCATTGAGGATTTTGAAATGGGTCCTTTGAAAAGTTCACATCTACTTGCCAGTTTCTCAGCTCTTCACCGCTAGGGGGCTCACAGTCTGAACTTACTTGGGAATACCTCACTAACATCACAGACCAATTTTAGGAGCCTCCTAGAACTTTCTTCAAGGcatccttcatttctttattccgGAGGCTGTAGATCATGGGATTGAACAAAGGGGTCAAAACTGAGTAGAACAAAGTTGTGAACTTCTGCATGCTTTCTGCTTGTCCTGACCCTGGGCTCACATATGTCATCATGACTgagccataaaataaaaacacgaCAGCCAGGTGTGAGGAGCAAGTGGAGAAGGCCTTCTTCCGGCCAGCAGCAGAGGGTACCTGCATCACAGACCTCAGCACCAGGGTATAGGAGCCAATAATGTAGAAAAAGGTGGCAAAGATGAGGAGGGAACTCATGGTGCCGCATATGAGAACAGTCCCTGGGATTGGGACACAGGCTGATGCCAGGGCCAGCAGGGGACTGAGGTCACATAGAAAGTCATCAATCACGTTTGGGCCACAAAATGGCAGCTGGGTAATGCGTATAACTGGGACTAGAAACCAGAGGAAACCGTAGACCCAGCAAAAGATGATCAGGCTGCTACAAAACTTTATAGTCATGACAGTAGGATAGTGTAGGGGGCGACAGATTGCCAGGAACCGGTCATAGGCCATGATGGAGAGAAATAAGCATTCAGTTGTGCCCAGTGAGAAGAAGAAGTACAACTGGAGGAGGCATCGAGCAAAggaaatggttttgtttttggaaagGAAGTTGGCTAGCATGTTGGGCACATCAGAGTTGACATAGCATATCTCCAGGAAGGAGAAGTTGGCCAGCAGAATGTACATGGGGGTGTGGAGCCGGTGGTCCCTGCTCACTGCACACATGATAGCCAGGTTTCCAAGGAGAGTCAGTATGTAAGTCACAAAGAATGTGAAAAAGAGGAAGATCCGTATTTCCCAGCGGCAAGAGAAGCCCAGGAGGATGAAGTCACTCACAGTGTTGGAGATATTTCTGGCCTCTGAGGTCATTTTCTGCCATCCTGTGAGGATTAGCACAAATCACATATCCAGAGGGAATTATTCTTCCCAATTCCTCCCCAGGAGAGCAAGCACACTTTCCTGGTCATAGGGAAGCGGGTATAGACTAGGCCAGTGGTTTCTACTTCTGTTTTGATCAGACACCACAACAATACAGTTACTGAGTATAGCCTTCTATATAAGACTATTCACTTACAAATTATCTATAAACTACCGTccatcaacataataaaaattgataaagttttgaaaaagttttattggaattaaaataaaaataaaaattcaaaatttcctTTCTGCATTCTCACTCAGCTGCCTGGTGCAGCCAGCTTTGGAGAACATGATAGACAATACATATAGGTGGCTGGCTAAAGCTAAACTGAGATGTCAGTGTTGATTTATTGTTTTGGTCTCACTTCTGCCTCAGAAAGGGGAAACTAACACTTATAACATGCCCATCCTATGCACATACTCTGTTAGGATTTTGCATATGCATTacccttcttcctcttccaatAATTACAGAAGTAATAACTGAGCCACAGGAGGGTTGAGTAACCATCCCAGATGCACAGTAAGTGGCAACACTGGgcataatttgttctttttgctataTTGTGCTCAGAATAAATCTATACAGCAgcattgaaaaatatttgaggaaggCAACCAT
The DNA window shown above is from Chlorocebus sabaeus isolate Y175 chromosome 29, mChlSab1.0.hap1, whole genome shotgun sequence and carries:
- the LOC103231328 gene encoding olfactory receptor 11H6-like, with the translated sequence MTSEARNISNTVSDFILLGFSCRWEIRIFLFFTFFVTYILTLLGNLAIMCAVSRDHRLHTPMYILLANFSFLEICYVNSDVPNMLANFLSKNKTISFARCLLQLYFFFSLGTTECLFLSIMAYDRFLAICRPLHYPTVMTIKFCSSLIIFCWVYGFLWFLVPVIRITQLPFCGPNVIDDFLCDLSPLLALASACVPIPGTVLICGTMSSLLIFATFFYIIGSYTLVLRSVMQVPSAAGRKKAFSTCSSHLAVVFLFYGSVMMTYVSPGSGQAESMQKFTTLFYSVLTPLFNPMIYSLRNKEMKDALKKVLGGS